Proteins from a genomic interval of Pelotomaculum isophthalicicum JI:
- a CDS encoding cytochrome b5 domain-containing protein, with translation MAAVERYHKILFGLEYLPYRNMITEIYTDELKHGSKWNYLYAVNCSCCMPQGDTGNHSLQMKFTLEQLAQLNGQNGKPAYVAVNGIVYDVTNTPNWQGGQHFGLQAGKDFTAQFVNCHPNQYAILNILPRVGVLV, from the coding sequence TTGGCTGCAGTAGAAAGATATCACAAAATTTTATTTGGTCTTGAATATTTACCATATAGAAATATGATAACTGAAATTTATACTGATGAATTAAAGCACGGATCTAAATGGAATTACCTGTATGCAGTTAATTGCAGTTGTTGCATGCCACAGGGAGATACAGGAAACCACTCCTTACAAATGAAGTTTACCTTAGAACAATTGGCACAGTTAAACGGCCAAAACGGCAAGCCAGCTTATGTAGCTGTCAATGGTATAGTTTATGATGTTACCAACACTCCAAATTGGCAGGGCGGTCAACATTTTGGTTTACAGGCTGGCAAGGATTTTACGGCTCAGTTTGTCAACTGCCATCCGAATCAGTACGCTATTTTAAATATTTTACCCAGAGTTGGTGTATTGGTTTAG
- a CDS encoding HlyD family efflux transporter periplasmic adaptor subunit gives MYTQAKTTNEAARNSLDILLNATIPETIRQCEAQLKKARADYANSVIKAPINGVVTARNINPGEMAGLGQPVVTIVKLDPVVVQRL, from the coding sequence GTGTACACCCAGGCCAAAACGACCAATGAGGCCGCCCGTAACAGCCTGGACATTCTGTTGAATGCCACTATTCCTGAGACCATCCGGCAGTGCGAGGCCCAGTTGAAAAAAGCCCGGGCCGACTATGCCAATAGTGTGATCAAAGCCCCTATCAACGGCGTCGTAACCGCCAGGAATATTAACCCCGGTGAAATGGCCGGCCTAGGCCAGCCCGTGGTCACCATCGTCAAGCTGGACCCGGTGGTAGTCCAGAGGCTCTAA
- a CDS encoding TetR/AcrR family transcriptional regulator produces the protein MDRGQQRRLPIFEAAMAVFSEKGFEKATVDEIAERAGVAKGTIYYNYGSKRELFLSLVEEGIKRLENAVKKEIARRKSIPAKLESLITVQLRFFDDYKNYCKVLLSEVWGQETRWEETARRIRSGYLSIIRELIDDGRKEGVIKKELETATAASALFGMVGIAALDWFLFEKEYPYDDILNTLKTLFFTGANCVKT, from the coding sequence ATGGACAGAGGACAGCAGAGAAGGCTACCCATTTTTGAAGCGGCCATGGCAGTTTTTTCAGAAAAAGGTTTCGAAAAAGCGACTGTGGATGAGATCGCAGAGCGGGCCGGCGTCGCCAAGGGTACAATCTATTATAATTACGGGAGCAAAAGGGAACTATTTCTTTCTCTTGTTGAAGAGGGAATCAAGCGTCTCGAAAACGCGGTAAAAAAAGAAATCGCCAGGAGAAAGAGCATCCCGGCCAAGCTGGAATCCCTGATTACCGTACAGCTCCGGTTTTTTGACGATTATAAGAATTATTGCAAGGTGCTCTTAAGCGAGGTCTGGGGCCAGGAAACGCGGTGGGAAGAAACGGCCCGGCGGATCCGGTCGGGCTATCTCTCCATCATCAGGGAACTTATCGATGATGGAAGAAAAGAAGGAGTGATAAAAAAAGAACTAGAAACCGCAACGGCTGCTTCCGCGCTGTTCGGAATGGTGGGCATCGCCGCCCTGGACTGGTTTTTATTTGAAAAAGAATACCCTTACGATGATATTTTGAACACTCTGAAGACTTTATTCTTTACCGGTGCTAATTGTGTAAAAACTTAA
- a CDS encoding MFS transporter translates to MITGLAMDLLNTTIVNVAVPKLMAVFGVDVNKVQWVATAYMMTIGVIIPVTAYLADTFGTKKFFIASLIFFTAGSALCGLAWSMNSLIFFRIIQGLVGGMT, encoded by the coding sequence GTGATCACCGGCCTGGCGATGGACCTGCTGAACACGACCATCGTCAACGTGGCCGTTCCCAAACTTATGGCCGTGTTCGGGGTCGACGTAAACAAGGTCCAGTGGGTGGCCACGGCCTACATGATGACCATCGGCGTTATAATACCTGTAACCGCTTACCTGGCCGATACTTTCGGCACTAAAAAGTTTTTTATCGCCAGCCTGATTTTCTTTACTGCGGGATCAGCCCTGTGCGGCCTGGCCTGGAGCATGAACTCCCTGATTTTTTTCCGAATTATCCAGGGGCTGGTCGGCGGTATGACATAG